In the genome of Candidatus Eisenbacteria bacterium, the window GGGGCGCCCAACAGTCGCAGGGAATGTCGGTGGAGCTCGTCGACGCCGGCAGGCAGCTGCCGATCGCGTATCGGAATACGATCGCCAACATGATGGCGGAAGCCGAGGCGCTCAACGGCATCTTCGCCCCCGACGACATCACGCTGGCGTGGTATCGCGACAAGGGGGTGGCGTCGCTGCCGTATCCGCCGCCGGCCCCCGGCGCGAACGCCGTCTACGACCTCGACGAGTCGCTCGATCTCAGCGACGTCCAGCCGATGATCGCCAAGCCGTTCAGTCCCGGGAACGCCTTTCCCGCCGAGGAGGTGCAACGTGAGCACATCACGTTCGACAAGGCGATGATCGGCTCCTGCACCAACGGCAGCTACGACGACCTCTTGTCCGCGGCCCTGGTGCTCAAGGCCGCGCGGGAGCGGGGCACCAGGCAAGCGGCCAAGGAGTTCGTGATCTTTCCCGGGTCGGGAGGCGTGAAGCGTCAGATCGAGAACGCGGATCCCCGGCTGGACGGCGAGAGCATCGCGGATGTCTTCCGCTCGGTCGGCGGCCTCATCCGCCAGAGCTGGTGCGGGCCCTGCTTCGGCCAGGGTCCCGACTCGCTCAAGAAGGGCGAGCGCGCGATCACCAGCTTCAACCGCAACTGGACCAATCGCATGGGCGTCGGTGGCGAGGGCTACCTGGCGTCCCCGAGCGTGGTGGCGGCGAGTGCGTTGCTCGGGTACATGGGCCCGCCGAGCGAGCTGGGCCTCCACTGGGACGCGGAGGCCTTCGCGGTCTAGCTACAGGTTGCGTTCCTCGAGTCGCGCGACCATCGTCCCGTCGGAGCCGTACAGCTCGAGATTCCTGCCCACGATGCGATAGGACATCGTCCGCTCGAGCGCGTCGAAGAACGATCGCTCGATGGCCGATTGCTGGCACGGCATTCCGGTGGCGGCCAGCTGGCTGAATTTCAGCTTTCCTCCGTTGCCTGCGCGATAGCTTCCCGAGACGCGGTTGCAGCCACTGTAGCCCGTGACTTTCGAGAGCTTCGGGTCCAGCACGATCCAGGGCTCTTTCTGCTGTCCCGAGAGGACGACGGGTTTTCCGGCCACCACCGTCGGTCGCCAGCGGTTGTTGGGAAGCTCGAGCTGCACGGCTTTTTCCATGCAGATCTCGCTGGGTGACGCGCGGACGAAATTCTCCACCACCAAGGTGGGCTCCGGCCGGGCGCTCATCGCCACACGGCCATCGAGAGTCACGAACAGATCGGCGTCGGACTTTTTCTTCTTCTTCTGCGCGGCGTAGGCGCGCTCGAGATCGGCAAAGTCGCCTTCACGCGCGACCGTCCATTGGAGCCCCGACGCGCAATCGCTGAATCGCGCGACCTTGGCGACGTATTGGAACAGCCCTCTCAGCCGGACCCTCGGTTCCATCGCGAGTGGCTGGGGTGCGCGCTTCAGCTCGTAAGGCAGGTTCGAGACGATGTCACGGCCGTCCTGGTCCAGCTTGCGCAGCGTGTTCGAGTTCTTGAGCGACCAGTAGGTATTGGATCCTCCGCCGCTCAGCATCAGCGTGCGATGGTCGCTCGCCAGTGACCAGGCGCCGATCTCGTAGAAGCTCTCGTCACGACTCTCCTTGAGGTAAGTCGTGCGCTGCATGAAGGCGCCGTCTTCGAGCAGGTTGATCAGATACTGGATGCCCTTGCAGTCCGCGCAGGGCAGCACCCCGGTGAACGAGGCGGGCAGAGGAGCGAGCGTGGGGCGCACCTCGTGGGGAACGAGGCTCAGCAGAATCGATGCCTTGGCGCCATGCCCCTGGGTCAGGACAGGCTTGCTGCTGGTGAAGAGCAACTGATCGCCGTGATCGCGGATCGTGGCGCGTACGACGTAAGGGCGACTCTTGATGATGTCACTCTTGTCGTACTCGATTTTGAACTTGATGGGAGGCTGGCCGATGTTCTCCATCCGGACGCTGGACACGACTTCCGGCGATTCGGGCCGAGAAACGTCCTCCAGCGTGGCCTCGAAACGGGCGGTGGGTGAAAGCGCGATCTTCTCGCGATAGGTGGCGCTGCCGCTCAGGCGGGAGGTCGAGGCGGCCGCGGCCACCTCCAAGCCGCTCGAAAGCAAGAGGATGGCCGACCAGGCGACCGACCAGAGACCGGGGGATTTCATCAGCGACCTCGGTTCACGCACGGCGAGGAGCGCTTCGATCTTCACTCGACGGCTGCCCTCCGTCAACGGGGGTGAGTTCCCGATGGCAGACCTGGTCCAAGGCAAGGGAATCGACCTTGCCAGACCAGCCATCCAAAGCTCATCCTCGAAGGCCCCGTGAAGGCACATCTGGAGGTACCCATGCGTTTCCTCGCCATTGCGCTCGCGCTCAGTCTGGCGGCTGGAGCAGCCCAGGCCATGCCGAGCGGAAGCAAGCCTGACCCTCCTTCGTCCTCCTCCAATCCTTCGACGCCGTCCAGCAACCCGCAGGCCACGGGGCCGAGGGTCGACGCCGAGCGGACCTATGCGCTCGCCTACGACGAGGTCGCCAAAGGCAACAAGGAGCTCGCAGCCGGCAAGACGAAGAACGCCCAGAAGAAGTTCAAGAAGGCGCTGGGGTACGCGGAGAGCTCGACCTCGTACGACGCCAACTACTTCGAGGCATGGAACCTGGTCGGATATTGCGCGCGCAAGCTTGGCGACTACGACAAGGCCTTCACGGCGTACGACAAGAGCCTGGCCATCAATCCGGAGTATGCGCCGGCCCGGGAGTACCTGGGTGAGGCGTATCTCGAGAAGGGGAATCTACAAAAGGCCCACGAGCAGCTCGTGATTCTCGAGAAGAGCGGCGAGCACGATGAAGAAGCGAGCCGGCTGTTCGCCGCGATCGAGGCCTACAAGAAGGCGCATCCCGAAGCGGCCAGCGCCTCGGCACCGAGCGCCCCGGCCGCGGCCACGGCGCCGCCGGATTCGACTTCGGGCCGCTGACGCGTCGATTGCTCGCCTACGTCTTCTGGCACTGGAGGCTGCCCGAAGTCGATCGAGCCTCGTATGCGGGCAGGCTGGCTGCCTTTCACGAAGCCCTTCGGCGCTCGGCGCCGGAGGGCTTCGTCGCTTCGTGCGCGTTCCGTGCAGGAGCGGCGCCCTGGCTGCCGGGTGACGAGTCTTACGAGGACTGGTACGTCAGCGAAGGATCGTACGCGCTCGACGCGCTCAATGACGGCGCGGTGAGCGGGGACTGCCAGATCCCGCACGAAGCCGCGGCGCGCAGCGCTGCCGGCGGCATCGCAGGCCTGTACCGCCTGCGGCAGGGAAAGGACGCGGTGCGTGACGCCGCGTGGTCATGGTGGTTCTCGAAGCCCGCGGGCATGTCCTACGCCCAGCTCCACGATCGGCTCGAGCCGCTCGCGCGGATGCCGGGCGCAGGCCTGTGGGGAAGGCAGATGACGCTCGGCCCCACTCCCGAGTTCTGCCTGCTCGCGGCATCGAAGCCGGAGCTTCCGCCCTGGGAGGGGCTCGAGCGGCCGCTCGAGCGCATCTGGCCGACGACGGTGCAGGGTCTGCCGCAGGAATCGATGAGCTTCTGAAACCAGAACGGCCTCCCGATCCTCGAAGATCAGGAGGCCGTCAAGTTGCGGGGGTTACTTCTTGGTCGGCTGGGCCGGGCTGGCTTCGCTCGCCGGCTTGGCATCCGCGGTCGCCGGCGGCCGCCATCCCGCCTCGATGCCGATCGTGATGGCGACGTCATCGCCCAGCAGCGTGCCGCCCTGGTCCAGGGTCTGGTTCCAGGTAATGCCCCACTCCTTGCGATTGATGGTGGTCGTCGCTTCCCAGCCCGCCTTCTTGCCCATCGACTTCCCGCCCATGCCGAAGGGCCCCGAGCCGAGGTAGGTGACGTCCAGCGTGACCGGCTTGGAAACGCCGTGCATGTTGAGATCGCCGACCAGCTTGAAGTGATCCTTGTCGACGGGGATCACTTTCGTGCTCTTGAAGGTGATGGTCGCGAAGCTGTCAGCGTGGAAGAAGTTCTTGCTCCTCAGGTCGTTGTCGCGGCGCTCGTGGTTGGTGTCGATGCTCGAGGTCTTGATGGTGATATCCGCCGAGGAGTTGCCGAGGTTC includes:
- a CDS encoding aconitase family protein — protein: GAQQSQGMSVELVDAGRQLPIAYRNTIANMMAEAEALNGIFAPDDITLAWYRDKGVASLPYPPPAPGANAVYDLDESLDLSDVQPMIAKPFSPGNAFPAEEVQREHITFDKAMIGSCTNGSYDDLLSAALVLKAARERGTRQAAKEFVIFPGSGGVKRQIENADPRLDGESIADVFRSVGGLIRQSWCGPCFGQGPDSLKKGERAITSFNRNWTNRMGVGGEGYLASPSVVAASALLGYMGPPSELGLHWDAEAFAV
- a CDS encoding YceI family protein, encoding MKPARLIPASLLLLGLTAMTAGAEPVAYRIDPSHSTASFSIRHIFSKVPGRFRELEGTIQYDEQNLGNSSADITIKTSSIDTNHERRDNDLRSKNFFHADSFATITFKSTKVIPVDKDHFKLVGDLNMHGVSKPVTLDVTYLGSGPFGMGGKSMGKKAGWEATTTINRKEWGITWNQTLDQGGTLLGDDVAITIGIEAGWRPPATADAKPASEASPAQPTKK
- a CDS encoding META domain-containing protein, translating into MKIEALLAVREPRSLMKSPGLWSVAWSAILLLSSGLEVAAAASTSRLSGSATYREKIALSPTARFEATLEDVSRPESPEVVSSVRMENIGQPPIKFKIEYDKSDIIKSRPYVVRATIRDHGDQLLFTSSKPVLTQGHGAKASILLSLVPHEVRPTLAPLPASFTGVLPCADCKGIQYLINLLEDGAFMQRTTYLKESRDESFYEIGAWSLASDHRTLMLSGGGSNTYWSLKNSNTLRKLDQDGRDIVSNLPYELKRAPQPLAMEPRVRLRGLFQYVAKVARFSDCASGLQWTVAREGDFADLERAYAAQKKKKKSDADLFVTLDGRVAMSARPEPTLVVENFVRASPSEICMEKAVQLELPNNRWRPTVVAGKPVVLSGQQKEPWIVLDPKLSKVTGYSGCNRVSGSYRAGNGGKLKFSQLAATGMPCQQSAIERSFFDALERTMSYRIVGRNLELYGSDGTMVARLEERNL
- a CDS encoding tetratricopeptide repeat protein, whose amino-acid sequence is MRFLAIALALSLAAGAAQAMPSGSKPDPPSSSSNPSTPSSNPQATGPRVDAERTYALAYDEVAKGNKELAAGKTKNAQKKFKKALGYAESSTSYDANYFEAWNLVGYCARKLGDYDKAFTAYDKSLAINPEYAPAREYLGEAYLEKGNLQKAHEQLVILEKSGEHDEEASRLFAAIEAYKKAHPEAASASAPSAPAAATAPPDSTSGR